A single region of the Brassica rapa cultivar Chiifu-401-42 chromosome A03, CAAS_Brap_v3.01, whole genome shotgun sequence genome encodes:
- the LOC103859501 gene encoding myb-like protein X, with amino-acid sequence MDQIKQEFLKKLTKLIVILIWVSSLLITINSYLYRFTIQLVTHAVDKNYMFLLSSALLAFVAKGIVTSKPAEEGWSKTDKTFDYRDFESYDAILELEYYHVHEKETYSFLAEEVSTNDQETEEEKEDQETKEEKEDQETEEEKEKEEYDEPLTDNGDLEEECGIDGGFKEEEDNVGVVTEEEMNKRFDEFIRKMKEELRIEAKRHLIVV; translated from the coding sequence ATGGATCAAATAAAACAGGAGTTTCTGAAGAAACTTACCAAGCTCATAGTAATTTTAATATGGGTTTCATCTCTTTTAATCACTATCAACTCCTATCTATACAGGTTCACAATTCAACTTGTAACACACGCGGTAGATAAGAACTACATGTTCCTACTCTCCAGTGCTCTCTTAGCGTTTGTCGCTAAGGGCATCGTTACGTCAAAACCAGCAGAGGAAGGTTGGAGCAAGACCGATAAAACCTTTGATTACCGAGATTTCGAGAGTTACGATGCCATATTGGAGCTAGAGTATTACCATGTGCATGAAAAAGAAACATATTCTTTTCTTGCAGAGGAAGTTAGTACAAATGATCAAGAAAccgaagaagagaaagaagatcaagaaaccaaagaagaaaaagaagatcaagaaaccgaagaagagaaagaaaaagaagagtaTGATGAGCCATTAACAGATAATGGTGATCTAGAGGAAGAATGTGGTATTGATGGCGGATTTAAAGAAGAGGAGGATAATGTGGGAGTGGTGACGGAGGAAGAGATGAACAAGAGATTCGATGAGTTCATTAGAAAGATGAAGGAAGAGCTTAGAATCGAAGCTAAACGGCACTTGATCGTTGTTTGA
- the LOC103859506 gene encoding protein DNA-DAMAGE INDUCIBLE 1 isoform X1 has translation MRITVMTTGEQIITLDVDSHESVENVKALLEVEANVPIQQQQLLYNGNEMRNSDKLSALGVKDDDLLMMMVSNASSGSSAARSDLGMNPDGSALNPAAFQQHIRGDANLMGQLFQTDPELAQVITGSDLNKLQDVLRSRHQQRSVVQRQKEEELALLYADPFDVEAQKKIEAAIRQKGIDENWEAALEHNPEGFARVIMLYVDMEVNGVPLKAFVDSGAQSTIISKSCAERCGLLRLMDQRYKGIAQGVGQTEILGRIHVAPIKIGNNFYPCSFVVLDSPNMEFLFGLDMLRKHQCTIDLKDNVLTVGGGEVSVPFLQEKDLPSRFLDEERVPNQASSSGAAVPSGFTEKKSNTVASPASQPSRSEGPEFEAKIAKLVELGFSREAVVQALRLFEGNEEQAAGFLFGG, from the exons ATGAGGATCACTGTCATGACCACCGGTGAACAAATCATCACTCTCGACGTCGATTCCCATGAATCC GTTGAGAATGTTAAAGCCTTGCTCGAAGTTGAG GCGAATGTTCCCATTCAGCAGCAGCAGCTCTTGTACAACGGAAACGAGATGAGGAACTCAGATAAATTGAGTGCCTTGGGTGTTAAGGATGATGAtttgttgatgatgatggtttCCAATGCCTCATCTGG TAGTAGTGCGGCAAGGAGTGATTTGGGGATGAATCCTGATGGGTCAGCTTTGAATCCTGCAGCCTTTCAACAGCACATTCGGGGTGATGCTAATCTTATGGGACAGTTATTTCAG ACAGATCCTGAGCTTGCGCAAGTGATTACTGGGAGCGATTTGAATAAGTTACAGGATGTTCTGCGCTCAAGGCATCAGCAGCGATCTGTAGTACAGCGTCAGAAGGAGGAGGAGCTC GCTCTTCTGTATGCTGACCCTTTTGATGTTGAAGCACAGAAGAAAATCGAAGCTGCAATCCGACAG AAAGGAATCGATGAGAACTGGGAAGCTGCCCTAGAACATAACCCTGAAGGTTTTGCCAGAGTG ATAATGCTGTATGTGGATATGGAGGTCAATGGGGTTCCTCTGAAG GCTTTTGTTGATAGTGGTGCACAATCGACAATTATATCCAAGAGTTGTGCTGAGAGATGCGG GTTGCTGAGACTCATGGATCAACGGTATAAAGGTATTGCTCAGGGTGTTGGCCAAACAGAGATATTAGGCCGCATCCATGTCGCTCCAATCAAG ATTGGGAATAACTTTTATCCGTGTTCATTCGTGGTGCTGGACTCACCTAACATGGAGTTCCTTTTTGGCCTGGATATGTTGCGTAAGCATCAG TGCACTATTGATTTGAAGGATAACGTCCTGACTGTTGGAGGAGGAGAGGTCTCTGTTCCTTTTTTGCAAG AGAAAGACCTCCCTTCTAGATTCTTGGATGAAGAACGTGTTCCGAATCAAGCTTCTAGCTCTGGAGCAGCG GTTCCTTCTGGGTTCACAGAGAAGAAGAGTAACACAGTTGCAAGCCCAGCGAGTCAACCTTCAAGATCAGAG GGACCTGAGTTTGAAGCCAAGATTGCAAAGCTTGTGGAGTTAGGCTTCTCCAGAGAAGCAGTGGTACAAGCtctgagattgtttgaaggaaacGAAGAACAAGCTGCTGGGTTTCTCTTTGGCGGCTGA
- the LOC103859503 gene encoding uncharacterized protein LOC103859503 — MEGKEKEEAKRRTMMNKIKLKETQQEISQEDVKRQEAYNMSPRVRGGGGPAGMVKSSSVRLSCLCAPTTHPGSFRCRYHRRNAGLGMSRGISVPTNLSMLAGGGGGSNSTSGSPKS, encoded by the coding sequence atggaagggaaagagaaagaagaagctaaGAGGAGGACGATGATGAATAAGATCAAACTTAAGGAGACACAACAAGAGATAAGCCAAGAAGACGTCAAAAGACAAGAAGCTTACAACATGTCCCCACGTGTACGTGGTGGTGGTGGGCCAGCGGGTATGGTGAAGTCATCGAGCGTGAGGCTAAGCTGTTTGTGTGCACCAACCACACACCCTGGCTCCTTCAGGTGCCGCTACCACCGTCGTAACGCTGGACTCGGAATGTCACGTGGCATATCTGTTCCGACTAACCTTTCCATGttggctggaggaggaggaggctctAATTCTACCTCTGGCTCTCCCAAGTCCTGA
- the LOC103859507 gene encoding uncharacterized protein LOC103859507, translating to MCCGRVCMLCTCLLLVVIAIGFLFGFGVFKDGFHKIQETVHLECDPRFGCGGDVGRRGYGFPAPSGH from the coding sequence atgtGTTGTGGACGGGTTTGCATGCTGTGCACGTGTTTGCTTTTGGTTGTGATCGCGATTGGGTTTTTATTCGGATTCGGAGTGTTCAAGGATGGTTTCCACAAGATCCAAGAGACCGTCCATCTCGAATGCGATCCGAGGTTCGGCTGCGGCGGGGACGTTGGGCGTCGCGGTTATGGTTTCCCAGCTCCCTCCGGTCATTAA
- the LOC103859505 gene encoding uncharacterized protein LOC103859505, with amino-acid sequence MINQFSSVSLLYAIEIADATQNIDFTWSRTISSHSLTIKTENIKNEEHDHHHQQVKIDLAGSSFWGKKGLKSLEANHTKVDVYWDFRKAKFSTFPEPSSGFYVSLVSQNAVVLTIGDLKNEAMQRTKKKPSATEAALVSKQEHVHGKRVFYTRTAFGGESSRRENEVVIETSLSGPNDPEMFITVDGVPAIRIMNLNWRFRGNEVVTVSDGVSVEIFWDVHDWLFETSGSSSGLFVFKPKVGDESRTLSFNGGYDGENDDGNSGGDNDNCDDGGDGDESPKYCHVLYAVKV; translated from the coding sequence ATGATTAACCAATTCAGCTCTGTCTCATTACTCTACGCCATCGAGATCGCAGACGCTACGCAAAACATAGACTTCACATGGTCAAGAACCATCTCTTCACATTCCTTAACCATCAAAACAGAGAATATCAAGAACGAAGAACATGACCATCATCATCAACAGGTGAAGATAGATCTCGCAGGCTCTTCCTTTTGGGGTAAGAAAGGTCTAAAGAGCTTAGAAGCTAACCACACAAAGGTCGATGTATACTGGGACTTTCGTAAAGCCAAGTTCTCAACCTTCCCTGAACCTTCTTCAGGCTTCTACGTCTCCCTCGTGTCCCAAAACGCTGTAGTTTTAACGATAGGAGACTTAAAGAACGAGGCTATGCAAAGAACCAAGAAAAAACCCTCGGCTACAGAAGCTGCCTTGGTCTCCAAGCAAGAGCACGTTCACGGGAAACGTGTGTTTTACACAAGGACAGCGTTTGGTGGTGAGTCGTCAAGACGCGAGAACGAGGTGGTGATAGAGACTTCTCTCTCTGGTCCTAACGATCCTGAGATGTTTATCACCGTTGACGGTGTGCCGGCGATAAGGATCATGAACTTGAACTGGAGGTTTAGAGGGAATGAAGTTGTGACTGTGAGTGATGGTGTTTCTGTTGAGATCTTTTGGGACGTTCATGATTGGTTGTTTGAAACGTCTGGATCGTCTAGtgggttgtttgtttttaagcCTAAGGTTGGAGATGAATCTAGAACTCTTAGCTTCAATGGTGGGTATGATGGTGAGAATGATGATGGTAATAGTGGTGGTGATAATGATAATTGTGATGATGGTGGTGATGGTGATGAGTCGCCAAAGTATTGCCATGTTTTGTATGCTGTGAAAGTTTGA
- the LOC103859506 gene encoding protein DNA-DAMAGE INDUCIBLE 1 isoform X2 — translation MRITVMTTGEQIITLDVDSHESVENVKALLEVEANVPIQQQQLLYNGNEMRNSDKLSALGVKDDDLLMMMVSNASSGSAARSDLGMNPDGSALNPAAFQQHIRGDANLMGQLFQTDPELAQVITGSDLNKLQDVLRSRHQQRSVVQRQKEEELALLYADPFDVEAQKKIEAAIRQKGIDENWEAALEHNPEGFARVIMLYVDMEVNGVPLKAFVDSGAQSTIISKSCAERCGLLRLMDQRYKGIAQGVGQTEILGRIHVAPIKIGNNFYPCSFVVLDSPNMEFLFGLDMLRKHQCTIDLKDNVLTVGGGEVSVPFLQEKDLPSRFLDEERVPNQASSSGAAVPSGFTEKKSNTVASPASQPSRSEGPEFEAKIAKLVELGFSREAVVQALRLFEGNEEQAAGFLFGG, via the exons ATGAGGATCACTGTCATGACCACCGGTGAACAAATCATCACTCTCGACGTCGATTCCCATGAATCC GTTGAGAATGTTAAAGCCTTGCTCGAAGTTGAG GCGAATGTTCCCATTCAGCAGCAGCAGCTCTTGTACAACGGAAACGAGATGAGGAACTCAGATAAATTGAGTGCCTTGGGTGTTAAGGATGATGAtttgttgatgatgatggtttCCAATGCCTCATCTGG TAGTGCGGCAAGGAGTGATTTGGGGATGAATCCTGATGGGTCAGCTTTGAATCCTGCAGCCTTTCAACAGCACATTCGGGGTGATGCTAATCTTATGGGACAGTTATTTCAG ACAGATCCTGAGCTTGCGCAAGTGATTACTGGGAGCGATTTGAATAAGTTACAGGATGTTCTGCGCTCAAGGCATCAGCAGCGATCTGTAGTACAGCGTCAGAAGGAGGAGGAGCTC GCTCTTCTGTATGCTGACCCTTTTGATGTTGAAGCACAGAAGAAAATCGAAGCTGCAATCCGACAG AAAGGAATCGATGAGAACTGGGAAGCTGCCCTAGAACATAACCCTGAAGGTTTTGCCAGAGTG ATAATGCTGTATGTGGATATGGAGGTCAATGGGGTTCCTCTGAAG GCTTTTGTTGATAGTGGTGCACAATCGACAATTATATCCAAGAGTTGTGCTGAGAGATGCGG GTTGCTGAGACTCATGGATCAACGGTATAAAGGTATTGCTCAGGGTGTTGGCCAAACAGAGATATTAGGCCGCATCCATGTCGCTCCAATCAAG ATTGGGAATAACTTTTATCCGTGTTCATTCGTGGTGCTGGACTCACCTAACATGGAGTTCCTTTTTGGCCTGGATATGTTGCGTAAGCATCAG TGCACTATTGATTTGAAGGATAACGTCCTGACTGTTGGAGGAGGAGAGGTCTCTGTTCCTTTTTTGCAAG AGAAAGACCTCCCTTCTAGATTCTTGGATGAAGAACGTGTTCCGAATCAAGCTTCTAGCTCTGGAGCAGCG GTTCCTTCTGGGTTCACAGAGAAGAAGAGTAACACAGTTGCAAGCCCAGCGAGTCAACCTTCAAGATCAGAG GGACCTGAGTTTGAAGCCAAGATTGCAAAGCTTGTGGAGTTAGGCTTCTCCAGAGAAGCAGTGGTACAAGCtctgagattgtttgaaggaaacGAAGAACAAGCTGCTGGGTTTCTCTTTGGCGGCTGA
- the LOC103859499 gene encoding ABC transporter C family member 3, with amino-acid sequence MDFLNSTKANGMLTLLEFRSLLLEPIFVRCVSGLLHAVLLLVLFCSWVRGRNNGFGSVTERLKDRRGFGFKSVLFCSLVLSLLNLVLTSLSGFYWYESDWLDEEQLVSLLMFLLQTVSWGGLSVSLHRCSDYEMRKSPLLLRIWLAFYLAVSSYSLVVVDKRQVHLLVYDIVSFSSALLLCYVAFFKKARGGNNNNNSNGVLEEPLLNGASTVGGGGGSDEATPYSRAGLLSLLTFSWMGPLIEIGNKKPLDLEDVPQLHDSDSVVGLAPKFRTMLESSSSDGGGGGGGVTTFKLMKALFFSAQWEILVTAFFAFIYTVASYVGPALIDTFVQYLNGRRQYNNEGYVLVITFFLAKLVECLSQRHWFFRLQKVGIRMRSSLVAMIYEKGLTLSCHSKQGRTSGEIINFMTVDAERIGNFSWYMHDPWMVLLQVGLALWILYRNLGLASIAALIATILVMLVNFPFGRMQERFQEKLMEAKDNRMKSTSEILRNMRILKLQGWEMKFLSKIFDLRKSEEGWLKKYVYNSAVISFVFWGAPTLVSVSTFGACILLGIPLESGKILSALATFRILQEPIYNLPDTISMVVQTKVSLDRIASYLCLDNLQPDVVETLPQGGSDIAVEVSNSTLSWDVSSESPTLKDISFKVFPGMKVAVCGTVGSGKSSLLSSILGEVPKVSGSLKVCGTKAYVAQSPWIQSGKIEDNILFGKPMERERYEKVLEACSLSKDLEILSFGDQTVIGERGINLSGGQKQRIQIARALYQDADIYLFDDPFSAVDAHTGSHLFKEVLLGLLSSKSVIYVTHQVEFLPAADLILVMKDGRISQAGKYNDILSSGTDFMELIGAHQEALAVVGSVDASSVSEKPALGGQEDAIGLDGKQESQDVKNDKPDTEETKRQLVQEEEREKGSVALDVYWKYITLAYGGALVPFIVLAQVLFQLLQIGSNYWMAWATPVSKDVEAPVNISTLMIVYVALAVGSSLCILVRATLLVTAGYKTATELFHKMHHCIFRSPMSFFDSTPSGRIMNRASTDQSAVDLDIPYQFGSVAITVIQLIGIIGVMSQVSWLVFLVFIPVVAASIWYQRYYIAAARELSRLVGVCKAPLIQHFAETISGSTTIRSFNQESRFRGDNMRLSDGYSRPKFYSAGAMEWLCFRLDMLSSLTFAFSLVFLISIPTGVIDPSLAGLAVTYGLSLNTLQAWLIWTLCNLENKIISVERILQYASVPSEPPLVIESNRPEQSWPSRGEVDIHDLQVRYAPHMPLVLRGITCTFKGGLRTGIVGRTGSGKSTLIQTLFRIVEPSAGEIKIDGVNILNIGLHDLRLRLSIIPQDPTMFEGTVRSNLDPLEEYTDDQIWEALDKCQLGDEVRKKDLKLDSSVSENGENWSMGQRQLVCLGRVLLKRSKILVLDEATASVDTATDNLIQKTLREHFSDCTVITIAHRISSVIDSDMVLLLSNGIIEEYDSPVKLLENKSSSFAKLVAEYTARSSSSFD; translated from the exons TTTAAGTCGGTTCTGTTTTGTAGTTTAGTTCTGTCTCTACTTAACCTCGTGTTGACGTCCTTGAGTGGTTTCTACTGGTACGAGAGTGATTGGTTAGATGAAGAGCAGCTAGTGTCTCTCCTCATGTTTCTATTACAAACGGTTTCTTGGGGAGGTTTGTCTGTTTCCTTGCATCGCTGCAGCGATTATGAGATGAGAAAGTCTCCACTTTTGCTTAGGATCTGGTTAGCTTTCTATCTCGCGGTTTCTAGCTACTCTCTTGTGGTGGTAGACAAGAGACAAGTTCATCTTCTAGTGTACGACATAGTTTCTTTCAGTAGCGCTTTGCTTCTCTGCTATGTAGCTTTCTTCAAGAAAGCCAGAGgaggcaacaacaacaacaacagcaatgGAGTTTTGGAAGAGCCTCTCTTGAATGGAGCTTCAACCGTTGGTGGTGGTGGGGGGAGTGATGAGGCTACTCCTTACTCTAGAGCTGGTCTTCTCAGTCTCTTGACTTTCTCTTGGATGGGTCCATTGATAGAGATCGGAAACAAGAAGCCCCTTGATCTTGAAGACGTGCCTCAGCTTCATGATAGCGACAGTGTAGTTGGGTTAGCTCCTAAGTTCAGGACTATGcttgaatcatcatcatcagatggtggtggtggtggtggtggtgtgaCAACGTTCAAGCTCATGAAAGCGTTGTTCTTTTCAGCTCAGTGGGAGATTCTAGTGACTGCCTTCTTTGCTTTCATCTACACGGTGGCGTCATACGTTGGACCAGCGCTCATCGACACGTTCGTCCAATACCTCAACGGACGTAGACAGTACAACAACGAAGGCTATGTGCTGGTCATCACTTTCTTTCTCGCTAAGCTTGTGGAGTGTCTCTCGCAGAGACATTGGTTCTTTAGGCTGCAGAAGGTTGGTATCAGGATGAGATCTTCCTTGGTGGCGATGATATACGAGAAGGGTCTGACTCTTTCATGCCATTCGAAGCAAGGACGCACAAGCGGTGAGATTATAAACTTCATGACTGTGGATGCTGAGAGGATTGGTAATTTTAGTTGGTACATGCATGATCCATGGATGGTTTTGTTACAAGTCGGTCTAGCTCTTTGGATATTGTATAGGAACCTTGGATTAGCTTCGATAGCAGCTTTGATTGCTACCATTCTAGTAATGCTTGTGAACTTCCCTTTTGGGAGGATGCAAGAGAGGTTTCAGGAGAAGCTAATGGAAGCTAAGGACAACAGGATGAAGTCAACATCTGAGATATTGAGGAACATGAGGATACTCAAACTTCAAGGATGGGAGATGAAGTTTCTGTCAAAGATATTTGATCTGCGGAAGTctgaggaaggttggttgaaGAAGTATGTGTATAACTCAGCTGTTATAAGCTTTGTCTTCTGGGGAGCTCCTACTTTGGTCTCAGTGTCCACCTTTGGTGCTTGTATACTTCTTGGGATTCCACTTGAGTCTGGTAAGATACTCTCAGCGCTTGCAACGTTCAGGATCTTGCAAGAGCCAATCTACAATCTTCCAGACACTATCTCCATGGTTGTGCAGACCAAAGTCTCTCTTGATAGGATTGCGTCTTATCTCTGCCTAGACAACTTGCAGCCTGATGTTGTGGAGACGCTTCCTCAAGGAGGTTCAGACATAGCTGTGGAAGTGAGCAACAGCACTTTATCTTGGGATGTTTCTTCTGAAAGCCCAACTCTAAAAGACATCAGCTTCAAGGTCTTTCCTGGGATGAAGGTTGCAGTTTGTGGTACTGTTGGCTCTGGGAAGTCAAGTTTGCTTTCATCTATACTTGGTGAAGTACCAAAGGTATCTGGAAGTCTTAAGGTTTGTGGGACAAAGGCCTACGTGGCACAATCTCCTTGGATTCAGAGTGGTAAAATTGAGGACAACATCTTGTTTGGTAAGCCTATGGAAAGAGAGAGGTATGAGAAGGTGCTTGAAGCATGCTCTTTGAGTAAGGACCTGGAGATACTCTCATTTGGTGATCAGACTGTTATAGGAGAGCGTGGGATCAATCTGAGTGGTGGACAGAAGCAAAGGATACAGATTGCACGTGCTCTATACCAAGATGCAGATATCTACCTGTTTGATGATCCTTTTAGTGCTGTGGATGCTCACACAGGGTCACATCTCTTTAAG GAAGTTTTGCTGGGGCTTTTGTCTTCAAAATCAGTTATTTATGTAACTCATCAAGTTGAGTTCTTACCTGCTGCTGATCTTATACTG GTCATGAAAGATGGAAGGATCAGCCAAGCTGGAAAATACAATGACATCCTCAGCTCTGGAACTGATTTCATGGAGCTTATAGGTGCTCATCAGGAAGCTCTTGCAGTAGTTGGCTCTGTTGATGCTAGTTCTGTCTCTGAGAAACCAGCTTTAGGCGGCCAAGAAGATGCTATTGGTCTTGATGGGAAACAAGAAAGTCAAGATGTGAAGAACGATAAGCCAGACACTGAGGAGACCAAAAGACAACTTGTGCAAGAGGAAGAGAGGGAGAAAGGTAGCGTTGCTTTGGATGTATACTGGAAATATATCACACTAGCCTATGGAGGAGCTCTTGTGCCTTTCATAGTGTTGGCACAAGTTCTGTTTCAGCTTCTACAGATTGGAAGCAACTACTGGATGGCTTGGGCTACTCCTGTCTCTAAGGACGTAGAAGCTCCTGTGAACATCTCAACGTTGATGATTGTGTATGTTGCTTTAGCCGTTGGAAGTTCCCTCTGCATTCTCGTTAGAGCTACACTTCTTGTCACCGCTGGTTACAAGACTGCCACTGAACTGTTTCATAAGATGCACCACTGCATCTTCCGCTCGCCCATGTCTTTCTTTGATTCCACTCCAAGTGGAAGAATCATGAATAGA GCTTCTACAGACCAGTCTGCAGTGGATTTGGACATACCATATCAGTTCGGATCAGTTGCTATCACAGTTATTCAGCTTATAGGAATCATTGGAGTGATGTCTCAAGTTTCTTGGCTTGTCTTTCTTGTCTTCATCCCTGTGGTTGCTGCCTCCATATGGTATCAG AGATATTACATAGCTGCAGCAAGAGAACTCTCACGTTTAGTTGGAGTATGCAAAGCCCCACTGATTCAGCACTTTGCTGAAACCATCTCAGGGTCAACAACCATCAGGAGTTTCAATCAAGAATCAAGATTCCGTGGCGACAACATGAGGCTTAGTGATGGATACTCTAGGCCCAAATTCTATTCAGCTGGAGCAATGGAATGGCTTTGCTTCCGCCTTGATATGTTATCTTCGCTCACATTTGCATTCTCACTTGTTTTCTTGATATCTATACCTACTGGAGTGATTGATCCAAGCCTCGCGGGATTAGCGGTGACTTATGGACTCAGTTTGAATACCCTGCAAGCTTGGCTTATCTGGACTCTCTGTAATCTTGAGAACAAGATCATATCTGTAGAGAGGATTCTTCAGTATGCAAGTGTTCCTAGTGAACCACCTCTTGTGATAGAATCAAACCGGCCTGAGCAGTCATGGCCTTCACGTGGAGAAGTGGACATCCATGATCTTCAG GTTCGGTATGCTCCACATATGCCACTAGTGTTGAGAGGAATAACATGCACATTCAAAGGAGGGTTAAGAACAGGTATTGTTGGAAGGACAGGAAGCGGGAAATCGACTTTGATTCAAACCCTTTTCCGAATTGTTGAGCCTTCAGCAGGAGAAATAAAGATAGATGGAGTGAATATATTGAACATTGGGTTGCATGACTTGCGTTTGAGACTTAGTATTATACCTCAAGATCCAACCATGTTTGAAGGGACTGTGAGAAGTAACTTGGACCCTCTTGAAGAGTACACTGATGATCAAATCTGGGAG GCTCTTGACAAGTGCCAACTAGGTGACGAGGTGAGGAAGAAGGATCTAAAGCTGGACTCGTCAGTGAGTGAGAATGGAGAGAACTGGAGCATGGGTCAGAGACAGCTTGTTTGTCTTGGCAGAGTTCTTCTAAAGAGAAGCAAGATCTTGGTTCTTGATGAAGCTACTGCTTCGGTTGACACTGCAACTGATAATCTCATCCAGAAAACGTTGAGAGAACACTTTTCAGATTGTACAGTGATAACCATTGCACACAGGATATCTTCGGTTATTGACAGTGACATGGTTCTGCTACTTAGCAATG GGATCATTGAGGAGTATGATTCGCCAGTGAAGTTGCTGGAGAATAAGTCTTCATCTTTTGCTAAACTTGTGGCTGAGTACACTGCAAGATCTAGTTCCAGTTTTGATTAA
- the LOC103859502 gene encoding pentatricopeptide repeat-containing protein At3g13160, mitochondrial produces the protein MSFLSRLLLRGTNSFNTTTTTTTTTTTTTNIRFFSAVAATSQRTPSLITLVNDETDPKHITEKFKKACETEWFRKNKPVYERTVRRLAAAKKFEWIEEILEEQNKYPNMSKEGFVARIINLYGRAGMFENAQKVFDEMPQRNCKRTVLSFNALLNACVNSKKFDLVEGMFNELPGKLSIEPDIASYNTLIKGLCGKGSLSEAVALIDEIENKGLKPDHFSYNLLLHESYTKGHFEQGEEIWSRMVEKDVARDIRSYNARLLGLALEVKSEEMVGLFEELKGNGIKPDVFTFTALVRGCAGEGKVDEAKMWYKELEKNGFRPMKLIFSSLLPAMCKAGDLESAFELCKEIFSKRLLVDGDIMQEVVDELVKGSKREEAEEIVELAKKNEYLQFKLCLSSEE, from the coding sequence ATGTCGTTTCTCTCTCGCCTTCTCCTCCGTGGCACCAACAGCTTcaacaccaccaccaccaccaccactaccaccaccaccaccacgaaCATCCGCTTTTTCTCCGCCGTCGCCGCAACCTCGCAACGAACGCCGTCCCTCATCACCCTCGTAAACGACGAAACCGACCCAAAACACATCACAGAGAAGTTCAAAAAGGCTTGCGAAACAGAATGGTTCCGCAAAAACAAACCCGTCTACGAGAGAACCGTCCGCCGCCTCGCCGCCGCCAAGAAATTCGAATGGATCGAGGAGATCCTGGAGGAGCAGAACAAGTACCCCAACATGTCAAAGGAAGGATTCGTCGCGAGAATCATCAACCTTTACGGCCGAGCAGGTATGTTCGAGAACGCGCAGaaggtgttcgacgaaatgcctcAGAGAAACTGCAAGAGAACAGTATTGTCTTTCAACGCTTTGCTGAACGCGTGTGTGAACTCcaagaagtttgatttggttgaaGGGATGTTCAACGAGCTGCCTGGTAAGCTCTCGATCGAACCGGACATTGCTTCTTATAATACTTTGATCAAAGGGTTGTGTGGAAAGGGTTCTTTGTCCGAAGCTGTTGCGTTGATTGATGAGATTGAGAACAAGGGTTTGAAGCCTGATCATTTCAGCTACAACTTGCTGTTACATGAGTCTTATACAAAGGGGCATTTTGAGCAGGGGGAAGAGATATGGAGTAGAATGGTTGAGAAGGATGTTGCTAGAGATATACGTAGTTACAATGCTAGGTTGTTAGGATTAGCTTTGGAGGTGAAGTCAGAAGAGATGGTTGGTCTATTTGAGGAACTTAAGGGTAATGGGATCAAACCTGACGTGTTCACATTCACTGCCTTGGTTAGAGGATGTGCTGGTGAAGGCAAAGTTGATGAAGCCAAGATGTGGTACAAGGAGTTAGAGAAGAACGGTTTTCGACCAATGAAATTGATTTTTTCGTCGTTGCTTCCTGCGATGTGTAAGGCTGGGGATTTAGAGTCAGCTTTTGAGCTTTGCAAGGAGATATTCAGTAAGCGTCTACTTGTGGATGGGGACATCATGCAAGAGGTGGTTGATGAGTTGGTGAAAGGATCAAAGCGAGAAGAAGCAGAGGAGATTGTTGAACTTGCGAAGAAGAATGAGTATTTACAGTTCAAGCTATGTCTCTCTTCCGAAGAGTAA